In Cherax quadricarinatus isolate ZL_2023a chromosome 35, ASM3850222v1, whole genome shotgun sequence, the following are encoded in one genomic region:
- the LOC128695057 gene encoding ion-translocating oxidoreductase complex subunit C-like, whose amino-acid sequence MGINLDLGLPEIMPQPDSTEVTEDMIEDKTEVCEDKLQLTEEQEGLIKNVQDEIAAEIKGRLVAKKAKKKKGKKSVGQVSKDVTHEECVDENLPSSPVDKDTIPTQMKMCSTKKNTLLKTKIAVKKTLSQRNSSDSAVAVEIVPKNKVFSTDTSEQNEEQTIKEKSPMKWKLNKNQGQANKLLKKALVVSPIVTSESVSKTISAKRIFENSSETDQSNSMSGINDTYSVSPSLGTPLQTVTRKPRKNLMKIKTPKSTILTTDDLAQNQNIETRNIIRLTQEEQLSTPCKKSKISSTSKKPKAKLQKSKIVKETTEETEFVDKSCPKILEVLQSAQEVQLTTNVKEIKTPKKSKTHIKRIFSEVTSISEPVQTDKIIQVAHSLGEREQFSTRKKLKITKKTLPSEVTVYQVAHPMQALEEQSTPTEVTQLHSELKKSKTPKKRKVDQVPEELSALVEVKHLDNELKKAKTPKKGITPKNTSSKITHSSVYTEQTPKTRSGKIVQTPKMSSSGEPVCKKRKFAKFTVLQNDDASMKIKKNAIATPVHRMQLKQKFKPKILKSA is encoded by the exons ATGCCACAGCCTGATAGCACTGAAGTTACTGAAGATATGATCGAAGATAAAACAGAAGTCTGTGAAGATAAGTTGCAACTTACAGAGGAGCAGGAGGGGCTGATAAAAAATGTGCAGGATGAAATTGCAGCTGAG ATAAAGGGAAGACTTGTGGCAAAAAAAGCAAAAAAGAAAAAGGGTAAGAAATCAGTTGGACAAGTTAGTAAGGATGTGACCCATGAAGAATGTGTTGACGAGAATCTTCCTTCAAGCCCAGTAGATAAAGATACAATACCCACTCAGATGAAGATGTGTTCTACAAAGAAAAATACTCTCTTGAAAACAAAAATTGCTGTTAAAAAAACACTTTCTCAGAGAAACAGTTCAGATTCAGCTGTTGCAGTTGAAATTGTTCCTAAGAATAAAGTTTTCTCTACTGATACATCTGAGCAAAATGAGGAGCAGACGATTAAGGAAAAATCTCCAATGAAGTGGAAGCTAAACAAGAATCAAGGCCAGGCAAATAAGCTGCTCAAAAAGGCGCTAGTGGTGTCACCCATAGTAACATCAGAATCTGTGAGTAAGACAATATCTGCTAAAAGAATTTTTGAAAATAGTTCTGAGACAGATCAGTCCAATAGCATGAGTGGTATAAATGATACTTACAGTGTGTCTCCATCATTAGGAACACCATTACAGACAGTAACTCGGAAGCCaagaaaaaatcttatgaaaattaAAACTCCAAAGAGCACAATCCTGACGACAGATGATTTGGCTCAGAATCAGAATATCGAGACAAGGAATATTATTAGATTAACACAAGAGGAACAGTTATCGACACCTTGTAAGAAATCTAAAATTTCTTCAACAAGCAAAAAACCTAAAGCTAAACTTCAAAAGAGTAAAATTGTAAAGGAAACTACAGAAGAAACAGAGTTTGTGGATAAGTCTTGTCCAAAAATACTGGAAGTTTTGCAGTCTGCACAGGAAGTACAATTGACCACAAATGTCAAGGAAATTAAAACTCCAAAAAAGTCTAAAACTCATATAAAGAGAATATTTTCAGAAGTGACAAGTATTTCAGAGCCTGTTCAGACAGACAAGATTATACAAGTTGCACACTcactgggagagagagagcaattcTCAACTCGCAAGAAACTAAAAATCACAAAGAAAACATTGCCTTCAGAGGTAACAGTATACCAGGTTGCACATCCTATGCAAGCTCTTGAAGAGCAAAGTACACCAACTGAGGTAACACAGTTACACTCAGAACTGAAGAAATCCAAAACCCCTAAGAAGAGGAAAGTAGACCAGGTACCTGAGGAGCTAAGTGCACTGGTTGAAGTAAAACACTTAGACAATGAGCTGAAGAAAGCCAAAACTCCTAAGAAGGGCATAACTCCTAAGAATACCTCATCAAAAATAACACACAGCTCAGTTTATACTGAGCAGACACCCAAAACAAGAAGTGGAAAAATTGTGCAGACTCCCAAAATGTCAAGCTCTGGTGAGCCAGTGTGTAAGAAGAGAAAATTTGCAAAATTCACCGTTTTACAGAATGATGATGCATctatgaaaataaagaaaaatgcaATTGCTACTCCTGTACATAGAATGCAACTCAAGCAAAAGTTTAAACCTAAAATACTCAAGAGTGCTTAG